A window of Mucilaginibacter robiniae genomic DNA:
TTTTTAACGTTTGGCCATGCACATCAGCATCATCCTTAAACAGCTCGAGTAAATTGGTTAACCCTACAATATTGGCCACCGGCGATCGCAGATTGTGCGACACAATATAGGCAAACTGATGCAGTTCCTTATTTTGTCGGTATAAGTCATCAGCTAAGAGCCTTAACTCCATTTCAGCCTTTTTCTTTTCGGTAATATCTACATGTATAATAATATAGCGTTCTAGCTTTCCCAAATCATCAAATATCGGAGTAGCTTTAATCAAGTTCCAAAAAGTAGTGCCATCTTTACGATAACAAAGCATCTCCTGCTCAACACTTACCCCTTTGGCCATTTTTTGCCTTGCGTCTTCCAGAACTTCTGAATCCAGCGTTTCTAACTTCAGTAGTTGGCTTATTTTACTCTCCAGAACCTCTGCATACTTATAGCCTGTCATTTGTAAAAAGCCGTCATTAACCCATTCTACCCGAAAATTTGGATTAAGTATAACTACACCGTTGGTAGTTTTGTCAGCTACAATAGACAGTTTTTTTAAAGTTTGCTGCAGCGCTAATCTTTCAGTAATATTTTTTATGGATACATGAATTTCAAAAATCTGGTTTTGAAAAAGCACGGCAACCATGGTAAGGTTAACATCAAGTATCCCATCACCAGCCTTAAAAACTTCCACATCAAAAGTGGAAGCTTTACCTTGATTACAAGCTTGAACAAATTTTCGCAAAGCTTTGTATCGATATTGAGGCAATATAAAGTTCAGCAAAGGTTTATGCTGAATGTCAGAAAGTGTGTAACCTGAATCAGTTAGTAATTGTGTATTAACCCGAGTAATCTCACCTGTCTTATTCAGTTGCAATATCCCTAATGGATGATTAATATAGAACGAGGCATTTATGGCATGTGCACTTCTTTGCTTGCCAGGCAGCTCTGTAACGATGTTCCGGATACTAGCAGCTATTCCATTAACTGTAGGGTTATCAGATAAACAGGTTAATGTAATCTCAACTTTAGCCGTAGTTGCATTGTGCGTTTTAAAACTTAAAGCAGAGCGGATGATTGTATCTTCTGCTGATGCCGTTTTTAAAAAATACAATAAGGGTTGTGCATCTTCTGCTGATAAGTAATCTTGTATAAATGAGCCCGTAAAATCTGCATGCTGATGCCCTAAAAAGTTTTCTTTGAACTTACTAACCAACCTGATACGGCCGTTAGTATCCAGCAGTAGATGTAGATTCATGTATAACCAAATAGCTTAATAATATGTGCCGAATGTACAATTATATTGATAAATTATAGGCTATAACCTAAACTTTTACATAACCTAAGCGTTACTTATGAACTATGAAAAACGGATTATTTGAGTACGGCGATCGCGTTGTTATTGATGCAACTGACGAGAAAGGAACAGTAAATACCAACCAATTAAAAGATGGTGATTTAGTTGAAGTAGAACTAGAATCAGGTGAAGTGAAACAATTCAACGAAGATGATTTGGCTTACGATGAAGACTTTCAGCCTGATACCGGCGAATAAAAAGCAGCTACAATTTAAACATTAGAAAATGGTGCTGGTATAAGCAGAACTGGTGTTAATGCATAATTTTAAAAACTAGTTCTTTCAGTAAATCACCATGTAAGGCGTTTGCATTAACGCCTTTTGTTTTTAAATCATATTCGCGCAGCAAGCCTATAATATCCATGGTTTTAAACTGAGAATAGCTGCGCACTGCCTGCTCGTAATTTTTTAATACATACGGGCTTACACCCAATTCCCGGGCTAAAGTCTGTGCTGATTTGTCTTTAACGTAATGATATTGCAGTACCTTACTGAAAAAATTATTCAAGCTCGCTAAAATCAGTACAATAGGATTGCTTTTAGGGTTTGCTTCAAAATAGTTTACTATTTGATTAGCCTTTAATACGTCTCGCTTAATTAAAGCTGTTTGCAGTTCAAAAACATTGTACTCTTTACTTACCCCTATATTTTCCTGAATATAAGGTAAAGTCATTTCCTGACCAGCTGCAATGTTAAGCATCAGCTTCTCCAGCTCATTAGCAACTTTTGATAAATCGTTACCCAAATACTCCGTAAGCATGTTAGCTGCCTTCTCGCCTATACGATACCCTTTTTCTGACACGAATTTCTCTATCCATGCCGGAACTTTATTATCATACAAAGCAGCTGATTCAAATACAAGCCCGTTTTTTTCGATAGCTTTATATACCTTTTTCCGTTTATCGAACTTACCGTATTTATAACAAAAGACCAGTATGGTGCTCGGCAAAGGATTTTCCATGTAGCTCAACAGCGGGTTGATCCCTTTTTTATCAGTGTCCTCCTTTCCCCACTTTAAATCTTGAGCTTCTTTAACCAAAACAACTTGATGCTCAGCCATCATCGGGTAACGTTTTGCTGCATTTAATACTGTCATGATCTCTGTATCTTTGCCATATAATACCGTTTGATTAAAGCCCTTCTCCGCATCACTTAAGAGTTTATCTTCTACATAATTGCTGATTTGATCGATAAAGTAAGGCTCTTCGCCATGAAGCAGGTAAACTGGTTTGTATTTTCGTTTTGCTAAATCTTTCAGTATATCGTCGGCAGTCATCATTCGGGTACCAAATTACAAATAACGATTTAGGAAATAGCAGGCAAAATACTGATTTTCGCCTCATGAACTTGTTACAACCGCTCCACCTACCTCCCTATCCTTTTAAGTTAACAGAGCAAAATGAACAACTCTTTATTTATGATGAGATTAGGAAAAAGAACTTAGTACTCACCCCAGAGGAATGGGTGCGGCAGCATTTTGTACAATACCTAATACGAGAAAAAAAATACCCGAAAGCTCTAATTAAGTTAGAAGGCGGCTTACAAGTACATGGCAGACCTCGCCGGTCGGATATTGTTGTTTTTAATTCAGACGGCCAAAAAACATTAATGGTAGAGTGTAAGGCGCCTGCCGTAGAGATTACGCAGAAAGTATTTGATCAGATTGCCCGTTATAATATCACGCACCAAGCACCCTTATTAGCGGTAACTAACGGTTTACAACATTATTATTGTTTGATTGATGTGCCTAACAAAACGTATAAGTTTGTTCAGGAGCTACCAAGTTATGAGGGTTAAAGAAAGCTGATAAAATAGTTATACAGCTTTTTCAGTTGTCATGCTGATTAACTTCTCTCTAAGCTCTTCAGGCTTGAAAGGTTTAGATATATAATCATTCATTCCCGATTGGAAAACCTTTTCACGAATTTCGGTTAAAGCAGATGCTGTTAAGGCGATGATTGGTGTATTGGCTTTTTTGGTGTCCATTAACTTGCGTATTTCTGTGGCTGCTTCAAAACCGTTCATAATCGGCATTTGCAAATCCATTAAAATAACATCAAAGTTTCCGTATTGTACCTGCTCTACAGCACGCTCACCGTTTTCAGCAAATGATGTTTGTATTTTCCATTTAGAAAAAAGCTTTTTCATCAGCATGGTATTTACCACGTTATCTTCAGCGATCAAAATTTTAAGATGACTTAAATCATTGTCCTGTTGGGTTGTGGGTTGAAGTTTAACGCTACTTTCAACAGGTACTTCTGTAGAAACCAAAAACTCCATGTTAAACGAAAACTCAGAACCTTGACCTGGTTGGCTATTTACCTGCATTTTAACCCCTTTAAGCTCCAACAGCCTTTTTACAATAGCCAAGCCTAAGCCCGTTCCGCCGTATTGGCGTGTAGTAGTTACCGATTCTTGGGTAAAAGGTTCAAAAATAGCATCCAAGCTATCAGGTTCAATACCGATTCCTGTATCTTTTACAGAGAAGTGTATGGTGACCCGATCATGGCGGTCTTCAAATAAAGCAACACGTACTGTTATACAACCTTGCTTGGTAAACTTGATAGCATTGCTTACCAGATTAAATATTACTTGCGTAATACGGGTAGGATCACCAATGATAACTTTGTTTTGTAGTACATCATCAACAAGCA
This region includes:
- a CDS encoding PAS domain-containing sensor histidine kinase, which translates into the protein MNLHLLLDTNGRIRLVSKFKENFLGHQHADFTGSFIQDYLSAEDAQPLLYFLKTASAEDTIIRSALSFKTHNATTAKVEITLTCLSDNPTVNGIAASIRNIVTELPGKQRSAHAINASFYINHPLGILQLNKTGEITRVNTQLLTDSGYTLSDIQHKPLLNFILPQYRYKALRKFVQACNQGKASTFDVEVFKAGDGILDVNLTMVAVLFQNQIFEIHVSIKNITERLALQQTLKKLSIVADKTTNGVVILNPNFRVEWVNDGFLQMTGYKYAEVLESKISQLLKLETLDSEVLEDARQKMAKGVSVEQEMLCYRKDGTTFWNLIKATPIFDDLGKLERYIIIHVDITEKKKAEMELRLLADDLYRQNKELHQFAYIVSHNLRSPVANIVGLTNLLELFKDDADVHGQTLKKLIKSVNNLDAVIKDLSYILTVNNASKDLFKEPIHLQDLLHQVLIDLQPIIVHTDADIMLPPKPLVVHTNRAYMYSILYNLISNAIKYRSYQKPHVKIDYYFTEEHTIIYVADNGKGIDLDKHADDLFKPYKRFDAKVEGKGLGLFLVKSHVEAMGGSLNLKSKLNQGSTFYIKLPLG
- the holA gene encoding DNA polymerase III subunit delta — translated: MTADDILKDLAKRKYKPVYLLHGEEPYFIDQISNYVEDKLLSDAEKGFNQTVLYGKDTEIMTVLNAAKRYPMMAEHQVVLVKEAQDLKWGKEDTDKKGINPLLSYMENPLPSTILVFCYKYGKFDKRKKVYKAIEKNGLVFESAALYDNKVPAWIEKFVSEKGYRIGEKAANMLTEYLGNDLSKVANELEKLMLNIAAGQEMTLPYIQENIGVSKEYNVFELQTALIKRDVLKANQIVNYFEANPKSNPIVLILASLNNFFSKVLQYHYVKDKSAQTLARELGVSPYVLKNYEQAVRSYSQFKTMDIIGLLREYDLKTKGVNANALHGDLLKELVFKIMH
- a CDS encoding type I restriction enzyme HsdR N-terminal domain-containing protein, giving the protein MNLLQPLHLPPYPFKLTEQNEQLFIYDEIRKKNLVLTPEEWVRQHFVQYLIREKKYPKALIKLEGGLQVHGRPRRSDIVVFNSDGQKTLMVECKAPAVEITQKVFDQIARYNITHQAPLLAVTNGLQHYYCLIDVPNKTYKFVQELPSYEG